Proteins from a single region of Heterodontus francisci isolate sHetFra1 chromosome 27, sHetFra1.hap1, whole genome shotgun sequence:
- the szl gene encoding sizzled has product MPGRTRRCFLSLFCALRFVLMDCFDIGISTKCVSVPKEMGLCQDVGYSEMRLPNLMGHTTLGEVIPKSAEWESLLRTGCHLQAGTFLCSLFAPVCLDTFIQPCRSMCVAVRDSCSQVLACLGQSWPDALDCDRFPADEDTCLTSISTESATYRKFFPKPTCQGCPTTEEPGAHKRVLQTFCQNNFAVKVTLAKRKSASGDSEYDVEGRVEMISPGSLFSFGTRTIIQQWLLINANCAHKMIRSSNRAVQYVLIGDIQDANIIVNKIYLWHKKDTQLTLAARKWKQHKC; this is encoded by the exons ATGCCTGGTCGTACGCGGAGATGTTTCCTTTCACTGTTCTGTGCCCTGCGATTTGTGCTAATGGATTGTTTTGATATTGGAATATCGACAAAGTGCGTGTCCGTACCAAAGGAAATGGGGTTATGTCAGGATGTCGGATACTCAGAAATGAGGCTTCCAAATCTGATGGGCCACACCACCCTGGGAGAAGTTATCCCGAAATCTGCTGAATGGGAATCACTTCTTCGCACTGGCTGTCACTTGCAGGCCGGCACCTTCCTCTGCTCTTTGTTTGCTCCAGTCTGCTTAGATAC GTTTATCCAGCCTTGCAGGAGTATGTGTGTAGCTGTTCGAGACAGTTGTAGCCAAGTCCTCGCCTGCCTTGGACAGTCCTGGCCTGATGCCCTTGACTGTGACCGATTTCCAGCCGATGAAGACACATGCCTCACTTCGATCAGCACAGAGTCTGCTACTTATCGAAAAT TTTTTCCGAAGCCTACGTGCCAGGGCTGCCCTACTACAGAGGAACCAGGGGCACACAAAAGAGTTTTGCAGACATTCTGTCAGAACAATTTTG CAGTGAAAGTTACACTGGCGAAAAGGAAAAGTGCTTCGGGAGATTCCGAATATGATGTGGAAGGGCGAGTGGAGATGATCAGTCCCGGCTCGCTGTTTTCTTTCGGAACTCGCACCATTATTCAGCAGTGGCTTCTTATCAATGCAAACTGCGCCCACAAGATGATCCGCAGCAGCAATCGAGCCGTGCAATACGTCCTCATTGGCGATATTCAGGATGCCAATATAATAGTAAATAAAATCTACCTGTGGCACAAAAAGGACACTCAACTGACACTCGCCGCTCGAAAATGGAAACAACATAAATGCTAG